One window from the genome of Pseudalkalibacillus hwajinpoensis encodes:
- a CDS encoding D-serine ammonia-lyase, producing MTIAGKTIKQWKSDHPLLNDLLQLKEVYWRNPQKGKMAQTTELSMTDIQDAEARMKRFAPYFRKVFPETNGIIESPISDITKMKEKLEKEEEISIPGDLLLKRDDILPIAGSIKARGGIYEVLKHAEKLAIGHAILTKDDDYSILAEKKFTEFFSAFSIAVGSTGNLGLSIGIMSAKLGFNVTVHMSSDAKQWKKDLLREKGVQVVEHQADYGAAVEEGRKQCEKKLTCYFIDDENSKDLFLGYAVAALRLKKQFDERGVKVDAENPLHVYLPCGVGGGPGGIAFGLSQVFGEHVNCYFAEPTHSPSMLIGLMTGLHDQVSVQDFGIDNITAADGLAVGRPSGFVGRVVQPILNGVYTVTDERMKEMLRWVYETEQIKLEPSALAGMSGPQVTAVDGKSMRGTHLVWATGGSLVPNKVWREE from the coding sequence ATGACCATAGCCGGAAAAACAATTAAACAGTGGAAAAGTGACCACCCATTGTTAAACGATCTTCTTCAATTAAAAGAAGTATATTGGAGAAATCCGCAAAAAGGAAAAATGGCTCAAACAACTGAGCTTTCGATGACAGACATTCAAGATGCTGAAGCTCGTATGAAACGCTTCGCTCCTTATTTTCGCAAAGTATTTCCAGAAACGAATGGCATCATTGAATCTCCTATTTCAGATATTACCAAGATGAAAGAAAAACTTGAGAAAGAAGAAGAGATCAGCATTCCAGGGGACCTACTTCTAAAACGAGATGATATTCTCCCAATCGCCGGCAGCATTAAGGCACGTGGAGGCATTTATGAAGTGCTCAAACATGCAGAAAAACTTGCGATCGGACATGCAATTTTAACGAAAGATGACGATTATTCCATTTTAGCTGAGAAAAAGTTCACAGAGTTCTTCTCAGCCTTTTCGATTGCGGTCGGTTCAACAGGAAACCTCGGTTTAAGCATCGGGATCATGTCAGCGAAACTCGGCTTTAATGTCACGGTCCATATGTCGAGTGACGCAAAGCAATGGAAGAAAGACCTTCTTCGCGAAAAAGGCGTTCAAGTTGTGGAGCATCAAGCAGACTATGGTGCTGCTGTAGAAGAAGGGCGGAAGCAGTGCGAGAAGAAACTGACTTGTTATTTTATTGATGACGAAAATTCAAAAGACCTCTTTCTCGGATATGCAGTAGCAGCGCTTCGTTTGAAAAAGCAGTTCGATGAGCGCGGCGTAAAGGTGGACGCTGAGAACCCGCTTCACGTGTATCTTCCATGCGGAGTAGGCGGCGGCCCTGGCGGCATTGCTTTCGGGCTTTCTCAGGTATTCGGAGAACACGTGAACTGCTACTTTGCAGAACCGACGCACTCCCCGTCAATGCTTATCGGCTTAATGACAGGCCTACACGATCAAGTATCCGTTCAAGACTTTGGGATCGACAACATCACTGCGGCAGACGGTCTTGCTGTAGGAAGACCATCAGGCTTTGTTGGACGCGTCGTTCAACCGATTCTTAATGGTGTTTACACCGTCACGGATGAGCGAATGAAAGAAATGCTCCGCTGGGTTTATGAAACAGAACAAATTAAGCTTGAGCCTTCAGCTCTCGCAGGAATGAGCGGGCCACAAGTAACAGCGGTAGATGGAAAGAGTATGCGTGGTACGCACCTTGTATGGGCAACAGGTGGTAGCCTTGTGCCGAATAAGGTGTGGAGAGAAGAGTGA